GACTTTTGCGGCGCGGTGAAAATGACCCCCATGGGGTTGTTCGCCCATGTGTCGATTCCGCTGCCGAGCGAGTTGCTCAAGGGCCTGGACCGCAACCGCTTCGGCAAGCTGTCGACCACCGGGGTGTGCGGCCAACTGCTGGGCACGCTGGTCCGTCAGCTCGCTGCGGGCGAGCTGGCGCAGTGGTCTTGCGCGCAGGATGGCGAGGGTGTGCCAAGGGCGCTGGTGGCCTTGCTGGCCTCGGTGCTGGAGTACCGTGCGAGCGACCACTCGCCGGGATGGCAGTTGCATGAGGTGCAATCGCTCATTCAGCAACGGCTTGAATCACCCCGGCTGTCTCCGGCGTTGCTGGCCGAAGAGCTGGGCATCTCCAGCCGTCAGCTCTACAGGTTGTTTGAGGCAAGTGGCGACAGTGTCTGCCGCTACATCCTGCGGGAGCGGTTGTCGAAGGCCGCGCAAGACCTGCGCGACCCCGTTTGCGCGCATCGTTCGATCACTGATATTGGCAGCTACTGGGGGTTTGCCGATTCGGCGCATTTTTCCAAGGCGTTCAAGAGGCAGACGGGGCTGACACCGAGCAGTTATAGACATCGTGGGTACTGAGGCTGGGTTGCTGGGGGGCGGGGTGAACGCTTTTTTTGGGGTTTAGTGTGTGCATATCCGTTGCTGCGGTCACGGCGGCTATGGGTTCCGCCCTTACGGCGGGTCACTTTTGGAAAGAGCCCAAAAGTAACCAAAAGGCTCTTGCCCCACCACTCGGCACCTCGCCTAGGCTCGGTGTGCCCGTAATCCGACAGCGTGGTTAACGGGGCGCTCCAGATCAAAAACAAAGCGAGGCGGCCTTAGAGCCGACCTGACCGTTGAGGCGTACGCGGTGCCGCTTCTACTTCCTCAGCCGCTGACGAAGTCAGCAATCTTTTGATCTGGCTTTTGCTTTTGCTTTTGATCTTAGGCGCCCCGTTAAACACGCTGGCCGAACGCAGGCTTGAATCCGTGGGTAACCCGGCAGGACGCCGGGTTAGCCGCCCCGCGCCATGGATGGCGCGTGGCGGCGGCCCACGGATTCAAGCCGGAGTGAGGGCACACCGAGCCTAAGCGAGGTGCCGAGTGTTGGGGCAAGAGCCCTTTTGGTTACTTTTGGGGCTCTTTTCCAAAAGTGACCCGCCGTAAGGGCGGAACCCATAGCCGCCGTGACCGCAGCAACGGATATGTACTCACACCCAAAGAACCTGGTCGGCCCTAAGGCCGCCACGCAAACAAGCACCCCCACCCATCTCAGTAACGAATAATCACCGATTTCAGCTCAGTGTAATCATCGATAAACGCACTGCCGAATTCACGACCAATGCCCGAAGCCTTCACGCCGCCAAACGGCACACTGGGGTCGACAAACGTATGCATGTTGACCCACACCGTGCCCGCTTCGATTTGCGGGATCAGGCGCAGGGCCTTGGACAAGTCGTTGGTCCAGATACTCGCCGTAAGGCCGAACGGGCTGTCGTTCATCAGTTCGACCAGTTCCTCTTCGTCGTCGAACGCAAGCACACACACCACCGGGCCGAAGGTTTCCTCGTGCAGCAGCGGGTCGTCCCTGCCGGTGGCCACGATCAGCGTCGGCTCCACGTAGTAGCCGGCGCGGTCCACGGCGCGCGCGCCGTATACCACCTGGTTGCCTTGCAGGGCTCGGTCGAAAAAGCCGAGGATCTTGTCCAGGTGCGCCTTGTTCGACAGCGGGCCGAACTGGGCATGTTCATCCAGGGGCGAACCGATGACCAGCTGCGACAACGTCGCGACCATTTTCTGGGTGACGTGCCCGATGAGAGAGCGGTGCACGAACAAACGCTCGGGCGATGCACACACCTGGCCCTGATGCACATAGGCTGACTGCACGAAGCGCGCCACGGCGTCATCCACATTGGCGTCGGCCAGCAGCGCGGCGGCGTTCTTGCCGCCCAGTTCCAGGGTGACACGGGTCAGGTCGGCGGCCATGGCGGCCTTGCCCACGGCGATACCGGTGGGTACCGAGCCGGTGAACGACACCTTGCGCACGCCAGGGTGTTCGATCAACTGTTGGCCGACCTGGCCACGGCCATTGACCACATTGATCACGCCCGCCGGAATCCCGGCCTCGATTGCCAGTTCCGCCAGGCGCAACAGGGACAGCGGGGTGTACTCGCTGGGTTTGAGCACCACGGTACAGCCGGTGGTCAGCGCGGCGCCGAGTTTCCACACGCCGATCATCAGCGAGAAATTCCACGGCACGATGGCCGCTACCACGCCTACCGGTTCGCGCAGGGTATAGGCGCTGTACTGCTCGCCGTCCAGGCTGGGAAACGAGGGGCTCATGGTCTGGCCGCCGATCTTGGTCGCCCAGCCGGCGAAATAACGCAGGAACACCGCGCTCTGGCCCACTTCGATATGGCGCGACAGGTTGATCGACTTGCCGGAACTCAGGGTTTCCAACTGCGCCAGTTCTTCGCCATGGGCCTCGATCAGGTCGGCCAGGCGGTTGAGCAGGACACCGCGCTGGTAGGGCGTGACCTGCGCCCAGGCGCCCTTGAAGGCTGCGTTCGCATTGTTGACGGCCAGGTTTACGTCTTCGGCCTGGGCGTCGCGCAGATGGGCGATTGTTTCGCCGGTGCCGGGGTCGACCACGCCGATGCGCTGGGTGGACGCGCTGGTGTGCGCGGCGCCGTCGATGAAGTTGGAGTGGTCGCGGCCCAGGAAGGCAACGACTGAAGGCAGTAAGGCAATGTGCATGGCGGCGCTCCAATGAAAGGTTCGTCGCGCCCGAAGCGCGCTCGAAAGACCTTTGCATTAAAAACGGATGCGCGTTTGCCGGCTTGTGCGAGCCCGCCTGGAACTTGGTTATGCCTGACAGGCAGTGCCGCGCCGGCCTAGGGTTCGCCGAGGTTATCGAACACCGTTTCGAGCATGCGGTTCAGGCGCTGGATCTGCGCTTCGGTCATGCCGGTGAAACTGCGCTTGAACACGTCACCGGTAGCCGCCTGGATGCGTTCAATCGCCTCGCGCCCCTGCGCGGTGATGCGCACCTGGGTGACCCGGCCGTCGTCCTCGCACGGCGCGGTATCCACCAGGCCGTCTTCCTTCATGCGGTAAACCGTCTTGGTGATGGTCGACAGCTTGGCGATAGCATGCGTGGAAATTTCCGAAATACTCGACTGGCCGTTCTCCTTGAGGATGAACAGCACCCGCCAGCGCGGGATGTCCAGGCCGATTTTTTTCAGGGCCTTTTCCATGTACTGGCTGTAGCGGCCATGCACCATGGCGAGCCAGTAGAACGGGAAATCTTCCTTGTGAAAGTCTTCACTGCCGGGGTCGTAGCGGCCTGCGTGTTTCTTGGGTGGGCTCATGGTCTGCTCATGTCGAAGGAGGCGAGTAATCATAGACTTTTCTCGTGAATCCGACACGGGTTTTGACCGCCCTACAGACGCCATTGTGCGCGGAAATATAATTGACAATTCACGTAATATTCGGTGAGTGTGAAAAAAGCAAAGGGCGCATCGGGCGCCCTGATTGCGCATTTTGCACTGAAGGTGACGTGACATGACCCTGGTGATTGAACAGCTTTCCCTTGGCGGCGATGGGCCGACCGTCATGGTCAAGGACACCATCGATATCGCCGGCTCGCCGACCCGCGCATCCAGCCAGGCCCTGGCGGATGCCGCACCGGCAGCCGCCCACGCCGATGTGGTACAGGCGCTGCTGGACCAAGGCTGCCGCATAGTGGCGAAGACCAGCCTGCATGAACTGGCGTTCGGCACCACGGGCATCAATCACTGGACCGGCACCGCGCCGAACCCGCGTTTCCCTGGGCGTATTCCGGGTGGTTCCTCCAGTGGTTCGGCGGCGGCCGTGGCGGCCGGGTTGGCGGATTTTTCCCTGGGGACCGACACAGGCGGTTCGGTGCGCATCCCGGCGTGTTGCTGTGGCGTGTTCGGTTTTAAACCAACGTTCGGGCGGGTCAGCCGGCGCGGGGTGATGCCGGCGCACAGCAGCCTCGATTGCGTTGGCCCGTTTGCCCCGAGCCTGCCGATGCTGGTTACCGCCATGCAAGCCATCGACGTCACCTTCAAACCTGTCTCGGCGCCGGCTTCGCCGCGCCTGGGCATCGTGGCCGTGCAGGCGAGTGCAGCCGTACAGCGCGTGATCGACGCGGCCATCGCCGGCAGCCGGTTGCCGGGCCAAACCCTTGCACTGCCCAGCCTCCAGGCGGCTTATGAGGCCGGCATGGTGGTGATCAACCGCGAGACCTTCGATGCCTGCGGGCACTTGCTGGCAACCGGCAAAGTGGGCGCCGATATCGCCGCGCGCCTGGCCGCCGCCGGCCACACCACGGCTGCGGCACTGGCGCAGGCCGAGCAGGTGCGCGTGCAGTTCAGTGCCGAAGTCGACGCCGCCTTGCAGTTGGTCGACGTGCTGGTGCTGCCGACTATGCCGGACTTACCCCTGACCCTGGCCGAGGCGGGCGACACCCAGGCGGTGCTGGGCATGACCGCCTTCGTGCGCCCGTTCAACCTGTCGGGGCACCCGGCGCTGAGCATTCCGCTGGCCAGTGCCGAGGGCCTGCCGGTCGGCTTGCAACTGGTCGGGGCCAAGGGCGCCGATGAACAACTGCTGGCCATCGCCGGGCGCTTGCTTGAACGCCTTTACGCCGGGCAGGAGGATTGACATGAACACAGCCGCCCCACGCGCCGATCTGGAACAACGCCTGCGCCGTTTTGAAACCCAGGACAGCGCCCGCGCCTGCATGAACCGCTACATGGTGTTGTGTGATGCCCTCGACGCCCACACCCCGCTCGATGAGCTGGCCGGCCTGTTCACCCGGGACGCGGTGTGGGAGGGCAAGGGCGCCAGGTACGCCAAGAGTTTTGGTGGCTACCGTGGGCGCGAGGCCATTGCGGCAATGTTCGCCGGCTACATGAAAACGCCGGCACACTTTGCCCTCAACGTGCACTTCCTCACCAGTGAGCTGATCGAGGTGCGCGACGATGCGGTCATCGGCAGTTGGGTGATGTTGCAGACGTCGACCTTCGCCAGCGGTGCCTCCCATCTCAATGCGGCGCGCCTGACGGTGCGCTTCGCCGAGGAAGATGGGCACTGGCGCATGGCGCATTTCCAGACCGAAAACCTGTTCGGCCGCCCGGTGCAGGCATGGAACAGCGACGCCGAGCTACCGGTGCCCTCAAGCGCTGACGCATAACCCCGTACCCCAAAACAACGCAGACCCCCTGTGGGAGCGGGCTTGCTCGCGAAGGCGGTGTATCAGTCGACTCATGTTGACGTGATACACCGCCTTCGGGAGAAAGCCCGCTCCCATATTTTTGTGTGTAAAAAATAAGTAATTTTTCGCGGGTTTCATGTTTTATACGGGGTGTTTTGTGTGTTTTTTATTGATTAAAAACAAATAGATATAGTTGTTTGTTCCAGTAATTCCCGCTTTTAATTGCGTGATTAGTGGTGTTGTTTAGCGTGATAAATCAATTGACAATTCACGTATTAAGGACCAGATTCACCGCCAACGGCACCCACAAAAACAAAGGTAATCACTATGCCGATCCATCCCGCTCGTTGCGCGTCTCGCCCCATCTCGACCCTGATTTCCTGCCCAGCCCAATACCGTTCCTGACAACGGAGTAAATGTATGCATTCGCTAAAAAAACCAGCGGTGGGTGCGGTGAGTCCGCTTGCCAGTGGCCCCGCTTTCGAAGCGTTGCTCGTCGATGTGCGTGAACGGGCCCGTACCGGTGAATTCGACCGCCAGCGCCATATCTCGCCGGATGTGATCGAAGCCTTCAAGCATCACGGTGTCTACCGGGCGCTGGTGCCCAAGCGCTTTGGTGGCCTGGAGTGTTCGCCGGCCGAGTTCTGCCAACTGATCGAGCGTATTGCCCAGGCTGATGGATCTGCTGGCTGGGTCGCCAGTTTCGGCATGAGCCCGGTCTACCTCGCGGCACTGCCGCCCGCCAGCATTGCCCAGGTGTATGCCGACGGCCCTGACGTGGTGTTCGCCGGCGGCATCTTCCCGCCGCAACCGGCTGAAACGGTCGCGGGCGGCTTTGTGGTCAATGGCCGTTGGAAGTACTCCAGCGGCTCCCTGGGCGCGGACATCGTCGGTGTCGGCATCGCCCCGAAAAGTGGCGATACCTTCGGCCTACCGCGCATTGCGGTGATGCCGCGCAGCGCGATTCGCGTCGAGCAGACCTGGGACACCGTCGGCCTGCTCGGCACCGGCAGCCATGATCTGGTCGCCGACAACGTGCGGGTCGACGAGCAATGGACGTTCGTGCGCGGTGGCCTGCCGAATCTGGACGAGGCGTTTTTCCGCTACCCATCGCTGTCATTCGCCACCCAGGTGCTCTCGGTGGTCGGCCTGGGTGTGGCGCGTGCGGCACTCGATGCGCTGGCGGACATGGCCAGCGGTCGCGTGTCGGTCACCGGCGCCCCGGCGATTGCCGATCGGCCACTGGCCCAGGTCGACATTGCCCGCGCCGAAGCCGAACTGCGCGCCGCGCGTGCGTTTTTCTACGAATCCATCGACCGCGCCTGGGACTACGTGCTGGCCGGCGACGCGGTCCCCGTGGCCGCGACCAACCTGTTGCGGCTGTCGTCGACCCATGCCACCCGCGTCGCCGCTGACGTGGCGCGTACCGCGCAAATGCTCTCGGGCATGAGCGGTGTGTACAACGACAGCCCGCTGGCGCGCTGCGTCAACGATGCCCAAGTGGTCACCCAGCACGCCTTCATGGGCGACATCACCTATCAGAACGCCGGAGCCATGTTCTTCGGCAAACAGCCTCTGCCTGGCTACCTCTAACCATCGAGAACAAAAAAATGAGCGATAAAAAGACCTTGCGCGTGCTGTTCTGCATGGGCATCAACCAGAACTTTTTCGACGCCCCGCGCGATGAGCAATTGCAGGTGTGGGCAGCGTTCAGCGCCATGTGGAACGGTATCCACGACCTCGCCGGGGTCAAGGTGCTGGGCAACATGGATGACGACCAGAGCATGGTCGGGCCGTCCGATGGCTTCCCCTGGACCACCTACCTGCTGGCCGACGTGCCGGACATCGAGACCGTGCATGCCGCGTGCAACCTGTTTCGCAGCACGCCGGTGGGCGATGGCCCTTACAAGCTGTGGCGCTACACCAAGGTTGAAGCCCGGGTTGGGCGCGAGCTGATCATCCAGCGTACTTGATGCCGACGAGGACACTTCCATGAGCAAGTTGATTCCCGCTGTAAACCTCGCCGTAGACCCCGCCGACCTGGTGCAGGCCGACCGCGTCCACACCTCGATGTACACCGACGCGCAACTGTTCGACGCCGAGCTTGAGAAGATTTTCTACAGCACCTGGATCTGGGTCGCCCACGACAGCGAGATACCCGACAACGGCAGCTACAAGACCACCTACGTCGGCAAGCAGCCGGTGATTGTGGTGCGTGATCGCAAGAAAGACGTACACGTGCTGCTCAATCGCTGTCGCCACCGTGGCGCCACGGTGTGCGAACACAAGAAGGGCAAGACCAACAGCTTCGTCTGCCCCTACCACGGTTGGGGCTACGCACTGGATGGATCGCTGCGCGGCGTTCCGCACCCGGAAAGCTACGGCGACTGCATCGACAAGGCCGAGCTGCCGCTGGTCAGCCTGCGCACCGAAAGCTATGCCGGCATGATTTTCGCCACGTTCAAGGACGATATCGAGCCGCTGGAAGACTATCTTGGCGCGGCGAAAAAATGGATGGACCTGTTCATGAAACAGGGCGCCGGCTACGGCATCAAGGTGCCGGGCGAACACCGCTTCCGCTTCCCCGGCAACTGGAAGATCCAACTGGAAAACACCACCGACGCCTACCACTTCCCGCTGGTGCACAAGAGCTTTTTGTCATCGGTGGACGAACAGACCATGGCGCTGTTCGACTTCGTCAAAGGCCCCGGCTACGTCGAAGACCTGGGCAACGGCCACAGCGTGATGGTGATGATTCCCGACCTGATCGACCTCGAGGCCGACCTGGACAAACCGATCCCCGAGCGTTTCGAAGGGCTGGCGGCCGAGCTGCGCGACGAAGGCATCGACGAGCAACAAGTCCGCCGGATCGTGCGTGCGGTCGGTGGTACTGGCTTCAACCTCAACCTGTTTCCCAACGTCGCCTGTTCGATGGCGTTCTTTCGTGTACTGCAACCGATCTCGGTGACCGAGACCGAAATCCACCACGCGGTGATCACCATGGACGGCGGCCCGGCCGTGGCCAACCGTTACCGCCTGCGCCTGCACGAGCACTTCCAGGGCCCGATGGGCTTCGGCACTCCCGACGACTCCGAAGCCTGGGAACGGGTTCAAAAAGGCGCCGGCGCCGGTGAAGACCTGTGGATCATGCTCAATCGCGGCCTGCCCGGCGAGCAGGCCAGTGAGGACGGGCGAGTGTCCGACGTGAGTGCCGAGACCGGCATGCGCGCCGGGTACCAGCAGTGGAAGAAGATGATGTCGGCCTGACCTGTGGAGAACCTTATGAACCTGCAATTACTGCAAGAAGTCACCGCTTTCATCTGGCAGGAAGGCGACATGCTCGACCACGGTGAATACGACGGCTGGTTGAAGATGTGGACCGAAAAGGGCACCTACATCATTCCGATCAACCCGAAGGAAACCGACTTCGAGAACAGCCTTAACTACGCCTACGACGACCACGCCATGCGTGAGCTGCGGGTGCAGCGCCTGACCGGCGGCGAGTCGATCTCCACCAGCCCGCAACCGCGCACGGTGCGCCTGCAATCGCGGTTCCGCGTGCTGGCCGACGACGGCAACCAGGTCAGCGTGCGCTGTGCGCAGAACGTGCGCGAGTTTCGCAAGGAAAGCCTGAAGTTCTACAGCGCCGACCTGACCTACGACCTGATCCGCAGCGACAGCGGTTTCAAGATCCACCGCAAGGTGGTCAGCCTGATTAACAGTGACGATGCCCTCGCCGGTATCGGCTACATCCTCTGAGGCGCGCCGATATGAACCAGATTGCGTTGGTGACGGGCGCGGGGCAGGGCCTGGGGCAGCATTTCTGTGCCAGCCTGCTGCGGGCCGGGTACTCGGTGGTAATCAGCGATCTCAACCTTGAGGCCGCACAAGCCTGCGCCAGGCAGTTGGACCCCGGCGCAGAGCGCACGCTTGCGTTGCAACTGGACGCCGGCAGCAAGGCCGATTTCGAAGCGGCCCTGGACCAGGTGCTGGTGCGCTTCGGCACGCTGCACGTGGTGGTCAATAACGCCGCGGTGACCAAGACCACGCCGTTGCTGCAGATCAGCCCCGAGGAGTTCGACGCCGTGGTGGGCCTGAACCTGCGCAGCGTGTTCCTCGGCTGCCAGGTGTTGGGCGCGTACATGGCCGAGGCCGGCTACGGACGCATCATCAACATGGCGTCCCTGGCCGGGCAGAACGGCGGTACCGCGACCGGCGCGCATTACGCCGCGAGCAAGGGCGGCATCGTCACGTTGACCAAGATCTTCGCCAAGGAATTTGCCGCGCGCGGGGTGACCGTGAACGCGATCGCTCCGGGGCCGATCGAGTCGGCGGCGGTGCGCGCGGCGATCCCGCCCGAACGCCTGCCGGGCCTGCTGGCCAATATTCCGGTGCAGCGTCTTGGCGATGCGGATTTTCTGGGTGACCTGATTGTGCAGTTGGCACGGCCCGAAGCCTATTTCACCACCGGGGCCACCTGGGACGTGAATGGCGGCCTGTTCATGCGCTGACTGATAACGGCCGCCACGGCGGCCTTTGCGAACTCCATGGAATAACGGCCATGACTGAACAACTGTTGGACGTAGTCGTGCGCAAGCGCGAGCTGCAAGGGGACGGCGTTGTCGTCCTGGACCTGACCCGTCGTGACGGCGCGCCGCTGCCGCTGTTCGATGCCGGTGCGCATGTCGACATCCATATCGGCCCGGGGCTGGTGCGCCAGTATTCGCTGTGCAGCGACCCCGCCGACCCGAGCCTGTATCGCCTGGGCGTGCTCAAAGACCCGGCCTCGCGCGGCGGTTCGGTGGGGGTGCACGACACCCTGTTCGAAGGCCGCGAAGTGCAGATCAGCACACCGCGCAACCTGTTCCCGCTGGCGGCGCAGGCGCGGCGTTCGCTGCTGCTGGGCGGCGGCATAGGCATCACGCCGATGATCGCCATGGCCTACGCCCTGCACGCGGCCGGCAAGTCATTCGAACTGCATTACTGCGGGCGTGAGCGCGGCCGCAGTGCCTTTCTCGCAGAGTTGGCCGGCGCGCCGTTTGCTGCGCAGGTGTTCACTCACTTCGATGATGAAGGCGCCGAACAGAAGCTCGACCTGGCCAAGGTGCTGGGCCGTGGCGAGGCCGGCGTGCACCTGTACACCTGCGGCCCCGCCGGTTTCATGGACTGGGTGATCCAGGGCGCGCGCGACCGGGGCTACACCGAGGCGCACATCCACAGGGAGTATTTCCAGGTGGACGTGGACAGCTCGGGCGGCAGTTTCGAAGTGGTGGCCGCCCGCAGTGGCAAGACCGTACAGGTGGCGCAAGGGCAGAGCATTCTCGCCGCGCTGGCGCAGGTCGGCATCAAGATCGAGATTTCCTGCGAGCAGGGCGTGTGCGGTACCTGCCTGTGCGATGTGCTTGAAGGCGAGCCGGACCATCGGGACGTGTACCTCACGGACGAGGAGAAGGCCGGGAATGATCAAATTCTAGTGTGCTGTTCACGCGCCAAATCCAAAAAACTCGTGCTGGATATCTAAGGGGAACGACCATGGTAGACGTAGGCAGCTTTCGCAATGCAATGGCCATGCTGGGCGGTGCCGTGTCGGTGATCACCACCGACGGCGTGGCGGGTCGGTTCGGCTTTACCGCCTCGGCGGTGTGCAGCGTGACCGATTCACCGCCCACGCTGTTGGTGTGCATGAACCGTTCCTCGCATTCCAACGAGCATTTCAAGCGTAACGGTTCGGTGTGCGTGAACACCTTGTGTGGTGATCATCAGCACCTGTCCGGCGCGTTTGCCGACCGCACGCTGACAATGGATGAACGGTTTGCCGTCACCGAGTGGACCACGCTGGAAAGCGGCGCGCCGGTGATGCTCCAAGCGCTGGTGAATTTCGACTGCCGTATCGTGCAGGTACACGAGGTGGGGTCTCACAGTATTTTTTACTGCCAGATCCAGACCATTCGCCAGAGCGGCGCCGACGAGGGGCTGGTGTATTTCAACCGTGCCTACCACCGTCTGGGCCACGCGTCGAAGGCCTGCTGACGGCATTGTTCGAAGGCTGAAAGTTGTGAGTGTCGGTAAAATATTTTATTGACTAAAGAATAATGCCTGGTTAATGATTGCGGCGCATCTGCTCAAACGCAGAGTCATTTCCAGGGTTATGCCATGGGTCAGAAAATCACGCCGTCACTCGCCAGCCTGTATGCCCAGGCTGCGCAATCCTTAGCCGAGCCTCGCTTGGCACCATTACTGATGCAGGGCTTCCCGGCAGAGCCGAATCAGCGGGTAACGTGGGGCAACTGGATGCGCTCGCCCTACAGCCAATGGGGGTTTCGCAACCTGGCGCGCCTGCGCCCCACCATTGATGTGCAGGCCGGCGCGGCGCCTGCCGGTCCACTCAAGGACGCGCCCACGGCACTGGATGCGTTGTACTTCGACAGTGAATGCGGGTTGAGCATCCGTGTCATCGATCATTTGCTGGCCAGCCAGACCGACGCTTTCTTGGTGATGCAGGGCGACACGGTGTTGTTCGAGCGTTACTTCAATGGCCAGCGCGCAGGTGACCGGCACATCATGTTCTCGGTGACCAAGTCGCTGATCGGTACCCTGGGTGAGCAACTGGTCACCCAGGGCGCGCTCAAGCCCCACTTGCCTGCCGCGTACTACGTGCCTGAATTGGCGGGCAGCGCGTTTGGCGATGCCACGGTGCGTCAGCTGTTTGATATGGCGGTGGGCATCGACTACAGCGAGGTGTATGACGATCCCGCTTCAGAGAGCTCGCAATACGGCTATGCCTGCGGCTTCCAACCGGCACCGGCGCAATACACGCGGTACGAGTCCTTGTATCAGTACCTGCCGTCGTTGCAAAAGCGCGGCGCTCATGGGGGCTTTTTCCATTACGTGACCGCGACCACCGAGGCCTTGGCCTGGGTCATGGAGCGCGCTTCGGGCCAGGCGTGCAGCCAGATGCTGGAACAGATCTGGGAGCGCCTGGGTTGCGAGCGCGACGGCTATTTCATGGCCGACCCGTGGGGGCGCAATGTCGCCGGGGCGGGGTTCAGCGCGACCTTGAGAGACATGGCGCGTTTCGGCCGTCTGCTGGCCAATGACGGGCGTCATGAAGGGGTTGAGCTGCTCTCGCCACACACCGTGGCACGTATCGCCGCCGGGGCCGATCCGGCGATCTACGCGCAAAATACCGAGTTCTCCCGCTGGACGCCGGGTGCGTCCTATCGAAGCCAGTGGTACGTATTCAACGACCACAGCCAGGCCTTGATGGCCGGTGGGATCCACGGCCAATACCTGTTCATCGACAAACCGTCCGGCGTGGTGATCGTCAAGCAATCCTCGCTGACCGAGGCGGTCAGCCCGTTCGATGGCGACAGCGTGCGCATGCTGCGCAGCATCGCCGCCCACCTGAGCCACTGATACACGCCAAACAATAAGAGTCTTGCGTTCTATTCACCTGGCTTGGCCAGGTGTTGGCGGCGCGCTGCGTCGCCATTGACTGCCCTGTAACAACAATAATTCCACAGGAGCTTCTTATGGTTTTCACCCAGCGTTTCTCTCGAGCGCTCTTAGCGTTCGGCTTACCCTTGACCACCCATGTCGCGTGGGCGGGCTACACCTTTGAGGACGGTAACCTCAAGGGTGAAGTCAATCTCACGGCGGGCGGCGCGACGTTGTCTACCCGTGGCGTCAACTTCGGCAGTGGCCGTGTCGATGGGCGCAACGGCAAAAATGGCGGCACCCGGATCAACTGGCAAGAGTTCTACGTAAAGCCGGGGGTGAAGCTCGAGTATGCGTTGCAACCCGATTTCAGCCTGCTGGCCGGCGGTTCCCTGGTGGCGGCCACCACCTTCGGCGACGGCGATGCAGGCGGCTTCACCCGCAGCTCCGACGGCAAGG
This region of Pseudomonas asgharzadehiana genomic DNA includes:
- a CDS encoding amidase; translated protein: MTLVIEQLSLGGDGPTVMVKDTIDIAGSPTRASSQALADAAPAAAHADVVQALLDQGCRIVAKTSLHELAFGTTGINHWTGTAPNPRFPGRIPGGSSSGSAAAVAAGLADFSLGTDTGGSVRIPACCCGVFGFKPTFGRVSRRGVMPAHSSLDCVGPFAPSLPMLVTAMQAIDVTFKPVSAPASPRLGIVAVQASAAVQRVIDAAIAGSRLPGQTLALPSLQAAYEAGMVVINRETFDACGHLLATGKVGADIAARLAAAGHTTAAALAQAEQVRVQFSAEVDAALQLVDVLVLPTMPDLPLTLAEAGDTQAVLGMTAFVRPFNLSGHPALSIPLASAEGLPVGLQLVGAKGADEQLLAIAGRLLERLYAGQED
- a CDS encoding aldehyde dehydrogenase family protein — protein: MHIALLPSVVAFLGRDHSNFIDGAAHTSASTQRIGVVDPGTGETIAHLRDAQAEDVNLAVNNANAAFKGAWAQVTPYQRGVLLNRLADLIEAHGEELAQLETLSSGKSINLSRHIEVGQSAVFLRYFAGWATKIGGQTMSPSFPSLDGEQYSAYTLREPVGVVAAIVPWNFSLMIGVWKLGAALTTGCTVVLKPSEYTPLSLLRLAELAIEAGIPAGVINVVNGRGQVGQQLIEHPGVRKVSFTGSVPTGIAVGKAAMAADLTRVTLELGGKNAAALLADANVDDAVARFVQSAYVHQGQVCASPERLFVHRSLIGHVTQKMVATLSQLVIGSPLDEHAQFGPLSNKAHLDKILGFFDRALQGNQVVYGARAVDRAGYYVEPTLIVATGRDDPLLHEETFGPVVCVLAFDDEEELVELMNDSPFGLTASIWTNDLSKALRLIPQIEAGTVWVNMHTFVDPSVPFGGVKASGIGREFGSAFIDDYTELKSVIIRY
- a CDS encoding aromatic ring-hydroxylating oxygenase subunit alpha translates to MSKLIPAVNLAVDPADLVQADRVHTSMYTDAQLFDAELEKIFYSTWIWVAHDSEIPDNGSYKTTYVGKQPVIVVRDRKKDVHVLLNRCRHRGATVCEHKKGKTNSFVCPYHGWGYALDGSLRGVPHPESYGDCIDKAELPLVSLRTESYAGMIFATFKDDIEPLEDYLGAAKKWMDLFMKQGAGYGIKVPGEHRFRFPGNWKIQLENTTDAYHFPLVHKSFLSSVDEQTMALFDFVKGPGYVEDLGNGHSVMVMIPDLIDLEADLDKPIPERFEGLAAELRDEGIDEQQVRRIVRAVGGTGFNLNLFPNVACSMAFFRVLQPISVTETEIHHAVITMDGGPAVANRYRLRLHEHFQGPMGFGTPDDSEAWERVQKGAGAGEDLWIMLNRGLPGEQASEDGRVSDVSAETGMRAGYQQWKKMMSA
- the iacA gene encoding indole-3-acetate monooxygenase; amino-acid sequence: MHSLKKPAVGAVSPLASGPAFEALLVDVRERARTGEFDRQRHISPDVIEAFKHHGVYRALVPKRFGGLECSPAEFCQLIERIAQADGSAGWVASFGMSPVYLAALPPASIAQVYADGPDVVFAGGIFPPQPAETVAGGFVVNGRWKYSSGSLGADIVGVGIAPKSGDTFGLPRIAVMPRSAIRVEQTWDTVGLLGTGSHDLVADNVRVDEQWTFVRGGLPNLDEAFFRYPSLSFATQVLSVVGLGVARAALDALADMASGRVSVTGAPAIADRPLAQVDIARAEAELRAARAFFYESIDRAWDYVLAGDAVPVAATNLLRLSSTHATRVAADVARTAQMLSGMSGVYNDSPLARCVNDAQVVTQHAFMGDITYQNAGAMFFGKQPLPGYL
- a CDS encoding MarR family winged helix-turn-helix transcriptional regulator encodes the protein MSPPKKHAGRYDPGSEDFHKEDFPFYWLAMVHGRYSQYMEKALKKIGLDIPRWRVLFILKENGQSSISEISTHAIAKLSTITKTVYRMKEDGLVDTAPCEDDGRVTQVRITAQGREAIERIQAATGDVFKRSFTGMTEAQIQRLNRMLETVFDNLGEP
- the feaR gene encoding transcriptional regulator FeaR — translated: MRGQALSAWNERVHAACGRFDTRYDHCQSLFIGDMRQTLVGTTAVAHIRSNASVIAKAAGSSGRDSSARCFLVLQQQGSMSIELGDKVLDLRAGDLALLDFCGAVKMTPMGLFAHVSIPLPSELLKGLDRNRFGKLSTTGVCGQLLGTLVRQLAAGELAQWSCAQDGEGVPRALVALLASVLEYRASDHSPGWQLHEVQSLIQQRLESPRLSPALLAEELGISSRQLYRLFEASGDSVCRYILRERLSKAAQDLRDPVCAHRSITDIGSYWGFADSAHFSKAFKRQTGLTPSSYRHRGY
- a CDS encoding nuclear transport factor 2 family protein, which gives rise to MNTAAPRADLEQRLRRFETQDSARACMNRYMVLCDALDAHTPLDELAGLFTRDAVWEGKGARYAKSFGGYRGREAIAAMFAGYMKTPAHFALNVHFLTSELIEVRDDAVIGSWVMLQTSTFASGASHLNAARLTVRFAEEDGHWRMAHFQTENLFGRPVQAWNSDAELPVPSSADA